A single region of the Amphiura filiformis chromosome 7, Afil_fr2py, whole genome shotgun sequence genome encodes:
- the LOC140156262 gene encoding uncharacterized protein, whose product MDFYQLIFCIIITVTPVVITCPCFVGQQPDPSHPELGLRWVLPYNKNILCTCFIKTMFGGMNPTPLTGSEVLYYPDDPLTLVNNENVLELREKLGCIAAAAAESSTSEVTTNPGSTSATEQLTTEAAAESSTSEVTTNPGSTSAEQLTTEAAAESSTSEVTTNPGSTSDVEQQTTEGEWAEWSVWSGCNKECEPGACNRECGTGSKTRSRICLAGSCSGNTTESSTCIKRDWCRPDWHCGPSYLAKNGQEAKCLGQCCSQSDWCGTSDTHCSYLYKDYRCCTGLTCDVGC is encoded by the exons ATGGACTTTTATCAACTCATATTTTGTATCATTATTACAGTGACTCCTGTGG tTATTACATGTCCCTGCTTCGTGGGACAGCAGCCCGATCCCAGTCATCCTGAATTGGGTTTACGTTGGGTCCTGCCTTATAATAAGAACATATTGTGTACTTGTTTTATTAAGACTATGTTCGGAGGAATGAACCCGACACCTCTCACCGGATCAGAGGTCTTATATTACCCGGATGATCCATTAACGCTGGTCAACAATGAAAATGTCTTGGAGTTACGTGAGAAACTAGGATGTATAGCTGCAG CTGCCGCTGAATCATCCACAAGCGAAGTCACCACGAATCCTGGAAGTACTTCTGCTACTGAGCAGCTCACAACGGAAG cTGCCGCTGAATCATCCACAAGCGAAGTCACCACGAATCCTGGAAGTACTTCTGCTGAGCAGCTCACAACGGAAG CTGCCGCTGAATCATCCACAAGCGAAGTCACCACGAATCCTGGAAGTACTTCTGATGTTGAGCAGCAAACAACTGAAG GGGAATGGGCTGAATGGAGTGTATGGAGTGGATGTAATAAAGAATGTGAACCAGGAGCATGTAATAGAGAATGTGGAACAGGAAGTAAGACTCGATCGAGGATTTGTCTTGCTGGTTCGTGTTCTGGAAATACCACCGAAAGTTCGACCTGCATCAAAC GTGACTGGTGTCGACCAGACTGGCATTGTGGGCCTTCCTATCTGGCTAAGAATGGACAAGAGGCAAAATGCCTTGGACAATGTTGCTCTCAAAGTGATTGGTGTGGGACTTCTGATACTCATTGTAGCTACCTTTACAAGGATTACAGATGTTGCACTGGATTAACATGTGACGTTGGCTGCTGA